The Astatotilapia calliptera chromosome 22, fAstCal1.2, whole genome shotgun sequence region caaaaggcagtacacagctgtttcacaccttaaggttcacactcccttgctacctcccagagtcctcagagagacaaaagactcttcctgtggcgtggtctgcttcccccaacttccttactacacccccaccatttgtcttacagTATGAGTgtcagacatgttaaaatccagtggcaccaaggcattatgcaataaaataatgtgattaatacataagtaaaagaaattcctatacatgaGACCAAGGAAAGAATCAATGGAAAATAAATTTGAAACATAGTTTAGCTTGGCGATATACCTTGGTAAACACTGATACACCCTCTCAGTACAGAAAATCCAACGTTAACCCTGAAGTTGGGTTTCTAGTCTGCTctttgaagaggatgaagagtggaaaggcAGTTGGTCCAGATAACATACCCATGATAATACAGAGAGGAGTGGACTAACTAACCAGAATGTTTAACACAGTCTTGGAAAGTGAGAGGATGCCTCggaaatgaagaagaaactgGTACCGATTTTCAACAACAATGGTGATGTGCAGACCTGTAGTAACTAAAGGGGAATAAAGCTCATCACCCATACCATGAAGATATGAAAAATAGTTTATGAAGCTAGTTTAAGAAAAGCAGAAGTATGCAAAGAAAAAGCACTACAGATATCAGGTTGTTAGGTCCATGACAGTATGAACCCtgtttccaggtccaaactactctgcatttattaaggctgttgtgtttttaacacgtTTTAATCTTTGTATCTTGAtctatttaatctgaagaaCTGATCACTATCTGCCTCTCTCGGCTCTTATTTCCACTATTCATTGGTAGCATGTTTGcttagtttttaaaaccttactatGCAgcattaatgactaaccttgtattgtggatggattatctccgttgttctcctgactgaagtttgccggttgcatttgtctctaactatcgGGAACCCTCGCGTTAACTTTCACTGAGTGGAAGAAacgttagcgttcatcctccaggtTCACTGCATTTATATACTGTCATAAACTGGCTGTGTGGAGGCAgaagaggacccaaacgcagaacTCACGGAGACTGGAACTGAACTCAAAAATGCTGCTTTATTGCAGAAGTGCAAAGTAACAGAACCAAAACCGGGAATATAAACTGAAGACCGAGGGAACAGAAAGCCACACAGGTTCGGGGAAGAGACATTGACGACACAACACTGGACTGGGGGAGACaagcacataaatacacagagggttaacgagggaagtgggaacacacggggacacagctgacacagataaccataacgagacagggcggggtgaacataacatgACGTATACAGGCTCgagagtcacaaagtaaaacaggaagtacacgggggttcagacaggaggagagagagagagagcacagggagaacatagacataacgggcaggggaaacatggaataaacacaaagagagacgagggctcataaatacacagaggggcacacagggggtaagagtcacgaagggaaaacacttagggaacaacacaacagggcaactcaggaaacatggcctaaataaggaacaaaatacaacaaatacaagaaactaagaatactgggcccacatggcccaggatcatgacatatATAGCTAACCATAGCTGTGTCGCAACTCGCTAGTGATCACATAGCACAtcgttatataccagctagtccaacttcttcatttatgttggacgcGATGGCTgagctgtactttttaattttttagaaaTCCCTCTGTCATAACATGGTATATCAcctttagatggaaactagtgagctaactccctctGTTAAACTTCGTAAATTCTGATTTCATGAATGCCTGGATGCTAAACTTATTTGTTACACCTTGTAGAGCAGCCacattgatcattttattaaagattagatgaatttagacagtttggaACTCTCAGTGaccctgcagtgtttgtttcactttgggacctgaagcggagtttggacccagaaaaagctaatgacatcagacttaaagaccagataatgtttgctttgagagtgttgatggagaagtacagaggaggtcagaaGTTGCGGTGCAGCTCACTGTGTCTTGGTGGATCTAGAGACAGAATGTGATAGAGTGCCAAGACAGAAACTGTGGTACTGTATGAGGAAGTCAGAAGTGGCAGACAAGTATGTGAGAGTGGTGCAGAACATCTataaggacagagagacagcaCGAGGTACGTGGTATTAGTGTGGACGTGTGATTACATCAGAGATCGTCTCTTTGCTCCTTCGTATTTGgtagatgaggtcaggcaggacgCTCTACGGactgtgatgtttgcagatCACATTGTAAactgtagtgagagtagggagcaggtggagTAGGGCCTGGAGAGGTGGGGGTATGCTCTGAGGAGAAGAGGGATTAAAgcagaagcaagacagaatacatgtgtgtgaataagAGGGAAACAAGTGTAACAGTGAAGCTACAGTGAAGTTACTAACAGAAAGTAACACTATCCATAAACTGTAATCAGTGTGTCCATTCAGAAAATCCTGTCTGAATGCTAGGTTTACATGTTATGTGATGGCAACGTCGGAAATGGAAACGTCGCAGGAAAAACCAAAAGAACATTATTCTCATAAGGTCACATAGTTTTTAGATGTTTGATGTTTAACTGTGTTGGTTTCTACCTGTTTCTAACTATGGCCCAGTTTCCTTCTAAATGATCCTTTAAGACTTGAAGCTACTGAGGGTCATGCCCTCTTTCCGTACTCCCTAGCTGAAAGCCTCTCATCTTTCCATCTCTTTGTGTATGTTCAAGAAACTTCTGTAAAGGGATATGGTGGAAGTTGAGATGAAAAAACCTTTAAGACTGCACTTCACATTTTAGAATAGAAAGTGAGGCAAACCCCCCACATGAGTGCCAAAGGACAGCCTAGCTGGCACAGCAGTGGTTATGATCTGCTTTTAGTTTAAACGTTTATTTACTGCAGGGATTTCATTTTggtgaatttaaaaatgtaatagaCAAAAGGGAGCTTAAATATTTGTATGCACAGTAAATATTTCAAAGTGGCAAAGTAAAAAAGAAGTTAAATAGACGGTCTTTCCTTTTATTGACTCTAAAGGTCTAGGCTGGCCACAATCACCTCATTTATGTGTTCACAATTATAAAAGCTGTGCACAgagtttgttttgtattttttactgGAGAGGCTTGTAAACCTCTGTTTCTTCCGGGTACAGTAAcctattctgtttttctttttgctgataATGTGACTTTGTAATATAATAAAACCATAAATactcagacaaacaaacagtgaagtTCTCCTGAAAGTGCCAAAGCCCAGTTTAATACATAGTAAAGTAAAAATGCTTTGTGATGTCATTGAGATGTGCACGGTTTTTAACCCTCTGTTCCCTTTCTGTTATGGCCCAGGTCAATTTTTGGACTCTGCAATTATTCAGATTAAtattaataagataagataagataagataagataagataagataagataagataagatagaactttattaatccctcgggtgggttcctctgggaaattcgatttccaaaaaagcacagcaccgacagaagttacagagttacagaatattatatatatatatacacacacacacacacacacacacacacatatatataatacagagacaatataaataaaatatacgaaggggataaatagaataaataggaataaaaaataaaaatacaagtgaattgcacatttcaagtattgagtctattgcactgttgactatttacaaaagtattgcacaaaaggtattgcacagtgaggtgaagaggcactacagcttagttgttccctcctttgtcctcctgtttcccctccctctcccctccagagaggagttaaacagtctgatggcgtgtgggacaaaggagtttttaagtctgttagttcttgtcttggggagaagcaacctgtcactgaacagactcttctggttgttaatggccgtgtgcagaggatgcctggcattgtccataatgtccatcagtttctttaatgtccttttctctgccactgtcaccagagtgtccagcttcatgccgaccacagagctagccctcctgatcagtttctccagcctggatgagtccctctttgctgtgctgctcccccagcacaccacagcatagaaaagtactccagcaaccaccgactggtaaaacatcctcaggagcttcctgcagatgttaaaagacctcagcctcctgaggaagtacagtcggctttgtgcttttttatacaggtgatctgtgttgcatgaccagtccagtttattgtccacccacagcccgaggtacttgtacttgttgaccacctccacctcctccccctctatctgaaccggcagtggacctgctctagacctcccgaagtccacaaccagttccttagtctttgaggtgttgagttgcaggtggtttgtgtgactccatgcgacaaagttcctcaccagacttctgtactcctcttcctgatcatcccagatacaccccatgatggctgtgtcgtctgcaaacttctgaatgtggcataattcagagttgtagcagaagtcagaggtgtacagggtgaagagaagaggggacagcacagttccctgtggtgctcctgtgctgctgaacactgtgtcagacgtgatgtccttcagcctgacgtactgtggtctgtcggtgaggtagttgGAGATCCAAGCGACCAGGCATGGGTCCAAGATGTAATGAAAAGAACTTTTGTGTTTCCCTGTCAGTATTCCACTGTCtctatattgtatatattgaGTCTTTTTGTCATGATGTTCACTCTGTGCCATTTATAAAGTTTGCAAAGAAACAAgagtaaagaaataaattaaGAATAGCAATCTGTCTGGGGTGCTCTTTTCATACACTGTAAACATTAAAAGAGAGACAAtagttaaaattaaaaaatatgtttcaaaGTTGCAAATTACAAtactataaaaaacaaaaatctactAAACCAAAGGTTCTAATTGTTTATCTACCTGCCTCTGAACAGGCCGCCCACGATCACTTCATGTATATGTGTTCACTGCAATAAAAAGTGTGCACAAGGTTTGTTttgacagttgttgttttttttactgagaaTGATTGTACACTTCTATTTCCTCTTCCTGGTATAGTAACCTATTCTGTTAAGCATTTTGTTGATGATGTgattttataatataataaaacaataaatactcAGTCAAACAAACAGTGAAGTTCTCTGGAAAAGGCCAGAGCTCAACACGTGTCAATAAGTAGTTAAGTGATGTCTTTGAGTTGTGGATAATTTTACCAAAACACACTTGAATCCTGTAAAAACAAGACTTAGAGCTCAATGATgatctcataaataaataatatgtctGTCCTGGACCTTGTGTTAGAAATGAAGTAAGCTCACTAATAAAAGGAAAGTCAAGGAGaacatttataaatacatttataagcTGCTTAATGTCACAATTTTCCAGAGTTTTCTAATGACATGTAGCTTTTGTGACAAGGATTTAACAGCTGGTTTGATATCATGATAAATATCACACATATCCAACAGGTGTGTATCAATCTGAATGCATGAAAACATTATTAGTGTACTTACTACTATTACTATAATCACTGCGTAGAGTAAAAAGTAagtatttctgtctctctccttttGCATACTTGCACAGAGGCAGTCAGGCGATATTCAATATGCaatcaaataataaatgagTTTATTGatatgcagtgttgggactaacgcgttattaagtaacgcgttacagtaactacgttattattgtggtaacgagcacggtaactagttattatgccaaaaccaggaacgcgttactcgttactgggatttagatagggtcgttactcgttacttcgtgtggtggctatcgcggagtttccacagattcagtaacattagcaagtggtggaagccagcaggtggatgaaggaaaagggacgcagaaggaaaagagacccgaggcggccgccggtccaagtgtgaactgaacttcaggtaagaagttatgacctgcagtctctctgggtcagatataaaccaagtttaggtggagtttattttcgttattctgactttttccgtactgcgtgctagctagcatgacggagtttctatacagctgggtggtgctatgaagttcatgatgttgaactttattttgttcataagttattagagttgccaaccgtccgtctggtattcagagaaaatatttcttattgaggtgaaaaggaacagtttgtcccgtaattcagctacaatgaaaaaggcacaaagctggagttattctgtgtctttgctgcacagctgcctcttcttctctcattctcccccctccctctcccgtttctacttcaatcatgaaactgatcaatgatcagctgatcggctctcttgtttgtttatcgctcactttgcgccgaaagaggaaaccagcggatattgcgctaaacaacagcagcacttttaagcttgatcagctgttgttagaatttatttaatattaatttctagtatcagctgatgtttgctggagccacagctgcaaaaaagctgctggtcatgatatggtttggttatctggtgagagggaaacatgaagatgaaaccaggagatgtccttactgaatcatcagagctgaacaggtgatggagaaacaggtttaccttttaggtgacatgaatgagttgaagggaagttatgaactgtttctgagagacaaataacaccaggatccttttttttacttagctgacagctggtaactgtgcaggtgcggatctagcaaagtgttgccaggggggcatgtagggcattaacagggaaaggggggcacaaagaaatacttttctttcttattctcatttaaaatgtctcgcttttaaaaaataattatctgaatcttacaacaaacgattgatagattgatgcatatataccatcaaaaccgTGTACATCACTgacacaacagcgtttgttttcattcaaaggctttatgatttttcctataatggtgggctggtctctagtcaaaatgcccaggacgatttttttgtcccagtccagccctgtatgcagctcatctgcagtctggtgttacctacatcttcctattcagaaggcagaatttccgagttctgagtacaatcgaaagcaccacgactgcagtttttgtgttggatgtaaaaggtgcacatgacgctgtgacgtaggctagaatcatggcagcagtcaatgacggtccaggcgtgggatttctctcgtggaaatatgcacattatcttttcctttctattggtacacagcaaatccagcatgtccaaattaacactgtcggatttgatttcaacactattaaagtgtctatatgggtccacaccagagagtgttaatttaactctttttggagagttggtacgttaactctgatttagtgttaaacaccaaatctgtctggagttgataatttaacacttggtgttaagagtttatatattaactctcaaagagtattttagtttaactacgtaagagttatcttctaattcattctaaaaaatgggaattttactgttctgaacttctagaaatttcttttggaaataaacatttactaaaaagacgcaatggtttttgaaaaacatttattctgaactgtgcaccacaatttcaaaacattttctgaaagatgtaacagtatacatgttctcacttttattagaattttgtttatcaaaaggtctgacatggtaaatgcaaataacagcattctcatcacttatttcttcaatacaatatgcatgtccttcattcatccctttgtggaacttcaacgcacttctgctctcccccatattccatcttcacaagcatatcctgtgtggagattgaataaaaattagttgacactaattaacggcacaaataatccagtaaacaattgcagcacagtaaaaaaaaaaaaaggaatcctctttgagccattacttgtgtaaagtattttcccaaaagacaaggacacagacaacaggtaatactgaactaaatgtaaaacctcaacctttttcatttttacctaaaccgtgtgcacaaaactctggagggatctatgctaacgtagaatccagtcaggacgtctgctactgctgtttgctcgttttttgtttttttttatgggcgatcgttttcaggcttcaagtagcaccattataccaacatttcacattctacacattgttttaggtgtatttgaccaaacgtttgactgaaaattcacatgcaagcttttttcaaggctgtggtatttgcccgcaaacaatacctttcagctagctaaaacagaatattatgctatcagcgagcaacatggctaatgcctttcacacagctttgtctcaactccaaagagccacagaagtaaaggctaataacaattgaaacaatctttgaaaaaatgacttaccaagcatggcaaacaactcaaatatgtagagcaaaatgttctgaaacggcttcacttcagctttgattggagccgtgctgggggcggagtctgcgaatttactctgttggtgtcatagcccctctaggagttcagagttaagaggtcaagagttaatgtttccattgtaacacctccagatttgacagagaaacactcatttttaacactcgattttaactactatcattttacacctcagagttacattaaaagaatgtgactctgcttagagtaaaattaactctacttttgcaaggagactattaacaccaaaaaatttaacacttttgaatttgctgtgtaggtggcacagtgcacttgtggcaagtaagcaagctagaagactggcaaagttatggaagaaacatattaacaagagaattctgagtaaaatcatagttactttccctagtaactagttactttgaaagtaacgagtaacttgaagtaactgagttacttttgagagaagtaactagtaatgtaactaagttactattttaaagtaacttacccaacactgttgATATCCATTGATGTCTATATAAAGCATTGTGAGATCACAAAAAGCTTGATGAAGACTAAATGTATTCAAaaatcatgcagtttgtggggataggttaagtgactaatctaaattgcccataagtGTGAATGCAGGAGGGAAAGtggttgtctctctctctgtgtgttagccctgtgacagactggcgacctgtccatcttggatgtagtaagcgacgtacgaagaacgggcccctggtttGATATCATGATAAATATCACACATATCCAACAGGTGTGTATCAATCTGAATGCATGAAAACATTATTAGTGTACTTACTACTATTACTATAATTACTGCGTAGAGTAAAAAGTAagtatttctgtctctctccttttGCATACTTGCACAGAGGCAGTCAGGCGATATTCAATATGCaatcaaataataaatgagTTTATTGATATCCATTGATGTCTATATAAAGCATTGTGAGATCACAAAAAGCTTGATGAAGACTAAATGTATTCAAaaatcatgcagtttgtggggataggttaagtgactaatctaaattgcccataagtGTGAATGCAGGAgggaatgtgagtgcaaatggttgtctctctctctctctgtgttagccctgtgacagactggcgacctgtccagggtgtaccccgcctctcgccctatgacagctgggataggctccagcgccccccacaaccctgaaaaggatgagcagaagcgaatggatggatggatggtattcAAAAATCCATCTATAAACCAAAGGTTcaaattttgttatttaatttattttaaaatttgtatttacttCAACTTTACTGGCTGCTATAGCAGAGTCACATATCTCTGTCTGGGTTGACTACATAGAGAGGATCCTTCTGAGAGGGAGAGTTcaatctgtctttgtttactGGAGCAGTTCAGGAGTTTCTATTTGGTCCTTCCTGTTAGAGATCTGATTCACCCTGTTTGATTAATCATTATGCTGATATAGCTTTGTGGTACCATAAACATAAATTACACATCAGCTCAGTTCATTGGAATTTGATGTATTTTTCTGGCTCATTTTTAGTGTTATTGTTTAGAGTGGGGTGAAAACACCCTCTCAGGCAGCTATAAAAGAAAGCAGCTCCAACTCTCTGCAGAAATCTGAACATCCTGTACAAAGAAGCTTCAGCAGCTCCTCATCACACTTTGAGACTTAAAGCTCCAACATGATCTTGCTCCTCTTCCTGCTCGGTCTGGCTCTGGGTGCTCCTTCTGAGTCTCCTTCTGATGAAAATGAAGTGAAGCTACAACTTGGTaacatttttttgtgcattttttttttgcctttttaatattatttagcAAATAATagattttaaatgcacctttatcatgtttcttgttttgttttgctcaggAGAAATATGTGTTAGTATAATTGGGGATAGATGCATTAATTTGGTTCCACGTttcaaacctccagcagaaccaggctcagacaGGAGCAGCCATTTGCTGTGACTGGTGGAACTTTAGGCCtcatcaaaaagaaaagcttaataTTAAAAGTAGATTATTGATTATCTGTGTCCTTAATCCAAAATGGCTGATTACACATTAGAGGAGGCTTAAAGcggaaggctctgcctcccattctacttttaattaacctcaaaaccacaagtaaaccagcagtctgagagcaaagtacTCCATTGCTCTTAAAATAAGACGTAGCCTGAGTATTTAataccttgtatgtgaggagaaggattttaaattttaatctgGATTTAGCAGGGAGCTGATGCAGAGAAGCTAATATGTAATGTTTCTTTGTATTCCCTGAAGTACATAGAGAAAAGCAGCCTGACACCAGGTCTCACCTTTAGGATATTAGCAGTACAGATCAGGTTTCTTCTGTCactaaaaaacaaatcatgatctttttcctcttcttgtttctgtctttttcagaTGACCgagcagtgaagctgcagcatggAAACTGTCCAACGTTCTGGTGGAGCTTCAACGGCCGCTGCTATACGTATGTAGCTACACCGATGAGCTGGTCTGATGCAGAGTTCCACTGTTTGTCACAGGGAGCCAACCTGGTGTCCATCCACAACATGGAGGAAGAGAACTTTGTCAGATCCTTGATCAGGAACTTTGATCCTGCTCAGAGAGCCTCTTGGATTGGACTCAGTGATGTTCACAGAGAGGGCAGATGGATGTGGTCTGATGGCTCTGTGGTACGCTTTTTTAACTGGAATGCAGGCGAGCCAAACAACCTGGGAAAAAACGAACACTGTGTGCAAAACAACTTTGGTCCTGTTAAGAAGTGGAATGACGAACCATGCTCTCGTGGTTATCCCTCTGTTTGTGTAAAACGCAATGCCTGTGTTTAGAAACCAAGACGCTAATTCAACATTAGACAGTTAACTTGATGTTATGTTGGCATGTAGCGTCCCTCCA contains the following coding sequences:
- the LOC113014822 gene encoding lactose-binding lectin l-2-like; protein product: MILLLFLLGLALGAPSESPSDENEVKLQLDDRAVKLQHGNCPTFWWSFNGRCYTYVATPMSWSDAEFHCLSQGANLVSIHNMEEENFVRSLIRNFDPAQRASWIGLSDVHREGRWMWSDGSVVRFFNWNAGEPNNLGKNEHCVQNNFGPVKKWNDEPCSRGYPSVCVKRNACV